The proteins below come from a single Nyctibius grandis isolate bNycGra1 chromosome 36, bNycGra1.pri, whole genome shotgun sequence genomic window:
- the LOC137675623 gene encoding small ribosomal subunit protein bS6-like yields the protein MWQERVQGHLGTGTLGDRDLGDRDLENRDPGDRIYGDRDLGDRDPQDEVYGDRDGDRGDMEDGDRDTGGDIGDRMGT from the exons ATGTGGCAAGAGCGAGTTCAA ggacacttggggacagggacacttggggacagggaccttggggacagggacctTGAGAACAGGGACCCTGGGGACAGAATCTATGGGGACAGGGAccttggggacagggacccccagGATGAGGTCTATGGAGACAGG gatggggacaggggggatatggaggatggggacagggacacaggGGGGGACAtaggggacaggatggggacatga